The region TGGCAGCCTGACTCGCTGCCGACTCCGCTGGGAGAAGCGGAGCAGCTCGCCCACCCCGCCGCCCTCCCGCCGGCCGGCCTCAGGGGAAGGGCTGACCACCTGGCTAGCCCGGACTGCGCGCCGTGGGAGGCCATATCTTGCTTCGCGGGTCTGCGAAGCGTTTGCGGCGAGGAGGGGCGGGGCGCCGGGGCGGAGCCGGGCCGGCGGAGGCGAGCCTGGAGGCCAGCGGGCGGCTGAGGAAGTCGGCCCCCGGCCATTCGGCCGCTCAGTCTGCGGCCCCACTGCAGCCAGGGCGGCCTCCGGCTCCGGACACCGGCACCCGTCGCCTGTTGGACTTTCACACATGCGGTTACAGGCCTGCCACGAGCGCGCCCCCGAATCTTCCCGCCGTTACCTCCGGACGGGGGCGCGCACGCGCGTCACCGCCAACCTGACGTCCAGTCACGGTCTTCGGAACATTCGTTCCGCCTACTGCTCCCTGACTTTTAATTGAAGCAACGTCCTCCttgacccccccccccctccgcccCGCCAAATGGGCTCACCGACTTCCGGGGATCGGAGAGCAGGGCGCCTCGGCCACATGACCGCTGGGGGCGTggttctggctgtgctgggccagTGCTGGTAAAGGTTTCCCGCGCCCTAGCTTAGGTAGTGTAGGAGAAGCGCATGTTCGGGTTTCGGCCGATCCTATCGGCAGAGGTCGTTGCCCTCACCTCACCCTGATAACTACCTCCCTTACCGCTCGTCGGGAGGGTAGAAAAGGACTTACACGAAGGCCCTGGACTTCCCCCGCTTCCGCATTTGGTAGAGCCCGCCTTGGGCCGGAAGCCGAGGTTATGGGGCGGGATCCCACGCCTGTACGGACGGTGGTGGCCCGAGAGGGTCATATTTAGCGGGGGGGAAAGGGCATTCCAGGTTTGCTCTTTTAACTGCAAGTTTACCGATCTCTAAAACAGAGGTGAATAAAACTGCCCCTGTCCCGAAGAAACGCACGCACCGCTTGTCTGGGAAGACCCTGTAACGGGCAATGTAACAAGCCCCTGATGGGGCCCATTCACTGCGCCCCGGGAAATATGGAACCTGCGGAGGGGCGGATATCGCGTTCTTCTTGGAGCTTAGAGAAAGCTTCCTGCAGGAGGCAACCTGGGAGCTAAGTTGTTTAGAGTGACTGGGGGTTAGctgaggaaaaaaggaagaagacagagCATTCCAAGCTTTGGGACAGTCACGTGTGTAAGATTTTGTTCAGGAAAGTGGTAACAGTTAATTATGGGGACTGGCAAGTGCCTGGGACGCTGGCTGTGACCTGGTCATTGCCCGCCTTGTACTTTCCACGCTTCCAGCCCCTGAAGAGTGACGGCACCTTAGCGCCTAACTCTGGAAATGAGATGTTAGCCCCGATGAGCTGACACTCAACTTTGAGTTTGGAAGGAAAAATAGGTGTTCGTGATGGGGCAGAGAGACCTTTTTAGGTGCAAAGGCTGGAAAGTGTGACAAGTTAGATATATTCTAAAGAAGAATAGGTGAAAAACTATTTGAGGCCAAATTGAGGGAAAACATGCTGaatcattaataaaaaatttacGCACAGCAATTGAAAACAATAATGCTTGAACCATCAGTCATAAAGCCAACTTAACTTGCCTAGTGAATCATAAAAACAAGGAACCATTCAAGGGCAGAATGCATGCTGACGCTGAGTGATCCGAGAAAACTTTACCAAAAAATGGAATCTGTGTGTGACTAGGAAGATCAGCTGGGAGGTACTGTGATGTTATAAAGAAACTGTAATCTAATCCAGGTGAGATGAGTCTCCCTGGATGATCCAATGCCAAAACCCACACTAGAAAGCCTAGAGAACCCTAGTGGCTGGATTACAtcatcttttcattcttcatgTTTAAGAAATAACCTCTTTGGTTTACAGGTCCCATCCGACAAGATCAAAGCTGCAAGAGAATGGACAGTGAGGTACAGAGAGATGGAAGGATCTTGGATTTGATTGACGATGCTTGGCGAGAAGATAAGCTGCCTTATGAGGATGTTGCAATACCACTGGTAGGCTGAAATGTGTGCTGAGGGTGATGGGTTAAAGGTCTGATCTGGTAGACCCTAGTAGGTGTAGGTTATCAATGGACAAATAAATTAAAGTCAAAGAAATCAAAACTATGGAGTCCTCTGACTCTAGAAACCTCTGGAGAGTATTTAGCTCAACTTTGTATTTGAAGAGAAATGTGGTTCAGATTGCTGAGGTGACTAGCTCAATTAGAGGTCATATGAGAACTAGAACTGAGGCCCTCTGAGCCATGTTCTGTCCACCACACCAAAGGGAGTAAAGAATTTAATGCACACCATGAGGAGGAACAGGAAGCAGTGGTATATGCACTTAATTTCTCTACCTGTGGCCTGTCATTTTTAGAAACTCACAGTTTTGGAACACATATCTATTCTAGGTTCCCTGGAAAATATTCAGAAGAGAcctggcttttcttcttttacatttagatcatcaagctcttttctttcctaatctctggAAAATTATTCTGCAGGGAGTTTGTTAAGCCTCACGTCATAAGATCTAAACGTTTTACTCGAATAAATGCTTACTAAAAATTCTGTCATAGAATTTTTGTCATAGAAGCCTAACAAGAAGAATAAGGATTGTTTTTCTGTAGAGCCTGCCAAGAGTTGTTGATTAAATAGAATTTGCAAGCAGGTGGTCTGCTGTGGCCATACATGTTTTCATTTAAGAATAAGAGGTAATGTGTTCAAGGAATAATACACGTAACAGATAATAAATGACAGCTTAGTTCAAgtttagaaaaataatcaaaagagCATAATAAGAATTATAGCTCCACTTTCATTGAATACCTGTTTTGTGCCATGGGCTGAGGTTGAAACCTGACTTATTTTATCTATATCCTTAAAAGAACCTTCAGGGGTGATGATGATGTCCCCACTGTACAGGAAGAAAATAGGATCAAAGAGGAGATCTTGCCCAAAGGTTGGTAGCTAATAAGCTAGACTTCACACTGAGGTCTGTGAGGCTCCAGATCCTGTCCTGTGGACTTTTGTTGGTTCTTTCATTCCACAAGCAGTTCTTTGAAGCCTATTGTGTGCCTTAAGACTAGGTAAACATAAGGATGTTTCCTGCCCCTCTGAATCTAGAAAGGCAACATACatcaaaaaataattgtaatagtaAATGTTCTGAGTGGAGGTCATGAACAGCTATGTAGTCTAAAAAGTGACTGCTTGCCTGGTGGGCATTAGAAAGGGCTTCAAGAGGAAAATCACATTTAAGCTGGTCAGAGGGTAGGAACAGAGGGTTAGTGAGGGTAGACAAGCAGTGGGAACAGATGTGCAAAAGTTTTGAATGGCTTTGGGAGATGCTAAGGTATTCAGTGTGGATGGAGAATATAACTGTTTTAAGTACGAAGAAAAAATGGTCTTGGGCCTTATTTTGAGAGGAGCATTTGATACCAAGCTTACCCCTCATCCTGAGGAGTGAGAATCCTCAAAGTAGAGATGTGCTATGTTCGAAAATACTAGAAGAGCAGTTCAGCAGCATCATTAGAGAATGTCTGCCAAGGAGAAAGGCGCCGGTGACAGGGCAGAGAGGCCAGTTAGGAAGCTAAGGCAGTGTCTAGACAAAGGAGGAGGGCCTAAACAAAGGCAAGAAAGTGCAGAGGAATTGCTGAATTCTGGACGTGCTAACAGCAGGATTTGGGGACCATTTGTATGGATGGGGTTGAGGGAGAGGGAAATTTCTATGCTGACTTCCAAGCTGTAGCCTGGCCCTGTTGCTAATCCATGTCTTTTCCCCAGGCAATGTCTTTTCCCCTAAGGCAATGTTTGTGTCAGTTAGCTTTTGCTGCTGCCTAACAAATATCCCCAAAAtatggtggcttaaaacaatagctATTTATGTCATGATTTTGTCACTCAGCTGAGTCTTCTTGTCTTTGCCAGCATGGTTGATCCCTGCTGGACTTGGTGGTGTTTTACAGTGGGCCAGCAGACTGGCTGGTGGCTAAGTAATTCTGGAGGCTTTGACATGTCTCACAGTTAGCAGGCTGTCAGCTGGAATGATGAGCTAACTAGGCCATAGTCTCATTATCCAGCAGATTAGCCCAGACTTCACATAGTCATTTTCAGATTCTAAGAAAAGGATGAGAAGAAACTGCAAGGCTTTCTGAAGCCTAGACCCAGAAGTCACATGACCAACCCCAGCTGAGGGTTGGGGAAATAAACTCTGACCTTTCATAGGAGTAGCTGCAAAGAACTGTGGCCATTTTTTGAtactttgtgtttgttttccagGCACATAGGCAATTTTATATGTTGGCATGTGTTGCAAGAGACAATAGTGACCAAATTAAAGACATGCTTATTTTAGAATGAGATGAAATTAAATAATTGATTAACCAAGGACATGTTTATGCTTTGTCAGCTATAAGTAGTAATTGAAACCAAATTTCCTCTTTGAGTGCATTATTGCTTTACAGTAAATGATCATTCCTTTCAATTTGTACAAGTATGTTTGAATCTGAGTTTTACCTTTGTAGAGCAAAATGCATGTGATTCAGATATACTTGTACATCTTacaattaaatcattttattcatATTGAATGTCATTTTGAAGTAAAAAGTTATTATATTCATATACTGCAAGTTGGAGTCCAGTGGAAAATCCTGTCTGGTTATTGAGTAACAGTTTGCTGcccttaaaaataaagtctaaattaagataaatgaaaagaaatatattggTATCAGAGAATTCTAGTACTAAGCAGAGTTCTGGTAGTAACaaatttaaatacaaagaaactatcaAAAAATTCTCACCACACTACAAAAAACTGATGAACTATGCGAGTTGATGGACGTGTTACCTAGCCTTACtgcagtaatcatttcacaatatatacgtGTATCaaatcatgttgtacaccttaaacttacacagtgttacATGTAAATTAAATCTCAGTAAACCTGGAAATACATAAGGACACTACCCCAGATTCTACCCTAAGTGCGGCCCATGGCTTACCATTTTCAGACAATTGTAGGTAAGCTGTGTTGCTTTCTGTTGCCCTGCTCCAGCACTAGAGGGAAGTCTCTTCTATCGTCTTATGTTTCCATGCTCCCCACTTACTTCCATTATGTGACAGAGGCACGTTGGATACCTTTGAATTGTTTTGAATTGGATTGTTTTGAATACCTTTCTCGTGCGTAAGGAATATGCCAGCAGATGTGGCATTCTATAAAGCAGCTTCCCCACTCCACCCGCTCCAAAGGATTTAGTGCTGGCTGATTTCATTGTTCCTAGCCACtagtgcggagaaggcaatggcaccccactccagtactctcgcctggaaactcctatggatggaagagcctggtggctgcagcccatggagtcgctgagagttggacacgactcagtgacttcacttccacttttcactttcatgctttggagaaggaaatggcaacccactccagtgttcttgcctggagaatcccagggacggcggagcctggtgggcagctgtctgtggggttgcacagagttggacacgactgaagcgacttagcagcagcagcagcagcagccactagTGAGGATGGCTAGTAGTTCATGCCCTGCCCGTGCAATGCTGGGCACCTGACCTGCATTATCTCACTTAGCCCTCACAGCAGTCCTATGAGGCGAGGACTACTTTTTACTCATTGCTGAAAAGGAATCAGAGCCTCCAAAGGTCTGAATACCTCGCCTTAGTACCCCAGGAAATGGTGGCGTCATGGGCTAGGATCCCAGTGGTCCAGGAATCCTGTGTCTTTGGCCTTCTGCCACAGTGCCTCCCATACAGGCCCCAGAGTCATAATGCGGTTGTTCTGACTGGAGGCGGATGGGGCACGTTTGATCAAAGTTGTGATGttttttcctcactttttttgattctctctctttctatagGATATATTTCTATACTACCTGTTTCAGGAACTCACAAGTTTTCATTCTAAGTGTTCTTGAGTTTTAAGGGGTTTGTTAATGCAAAGTAAGCCATCGTTCTGAATGTCCTTTGTACCTTTTCAGAATGAGCTTCCTGAACCTGAACAGGACAATGGAGGCACCACAGAATCTGTTAAAGAACAAGAGATGAAGTGGACCGACTTGGCCTTACAATACCTCCATGAAAACGTTCCCCCCATAGGAAACTGACTCCTGGCTCCTTGTTcatcaacagatttttttttttttttaatacagatacaaaacattttctttctgtctccaaCTTAAATCTTTTAGTGATAGATCAACTCAAAAATGTGCAACTAATTTTGTGGCAGCGAAATACAATGTGAAAATACTCCATCAGGTTGAGAAGCTGATTGCAGTTTCTTAGGGACGGAGAACATCTGGCCCTTTGAACCTGAAGTTCTTCGTTGACTAGCTTGTGTTTGAACATGATTCATTAAACATTTGCCTTTAATTCTGATTTTGCTTTACTGTCAGAGTTCATCACTTCCCAACTACTTATATGTGTCCTGTGACACAGGTGACTGGGGATATGAGAGGGAAAGGTGAAGAAAGATGAAGTCAGACGTGAGAATGAACACCCATTCTGAGACTCATCTGAGTGGGTACATGTGGAGTCTGTAGATGTTGTGGATATATCGCCTGGTCACTGACTACTGGGATTCCTAAAATTCCCCATGAAATTTTCAAAACTTTGGaataaatttacaaattaaaagcTATCTTGACAATTAACTTCTCTTCTCCCTACAGCTTTCTCTGGTGCCTCAGGAAAGGTGAGATGGACCACTAGTTTTACCCAGTAACAGgattctttattttctcaaagcCCTTTAAGGTGTAACTGAAGCACTGTAGAGTCAATATTTGGTTACACATTTGAGTAAGAACTTGTATTTTGAATAAcacattgatggacatttatttcCCAGAATTATTTGCCTCTGTTACATGGTATCACTCTTGTTCTCTCCCCAGATTGTAAACTCTGCAGGGAGAGGCCCTGGTTTTACACCTGTACCCCTCATCATAAAACTGGAAACACTGAATAATTGAAATCTCCCTTATCATTTTTAACTGGGTCATTTTATTTACATACCTTTTAGGAATAAGAAGTATACCACAAAACAAATGAGCTGATTTTAGGCTTTCAATCTGAAACGTGGTTGTAACAACTCACCTGTCATCCAGACACACCCAGGCTGATGGGGTCCCTGGGTATCAGTGACTTGCCCAGAAGTCATTCATCTCAGAATAAAGGGCTCAATTCACCAgctcagtaaaaaagaaaattacataccaagagaaaacaaagtttttcaaaaaattaccTAAAATTCCACAGTTCTTCCACATTCTAGGTAACTGAGAGCTTTACTACAGCTTTACTTGTGTGCAATACCCAAGACACTGACATCTGGAAATCCAGCCTTGCTTGTGGGCCCAACCTTTCCCAGGAGTATTGGTAGACCAGTCTCACAGTATGAGACTTGTAAACTAGACCGTTGTTGGTTTATCTGCTTGGTTGTGACCCTCATCTGAGAACTGCTCCCATAACACATTTGTGACCCATGATAGGGTGGCAGAACAGTAGCTCACTGCAAGGAATTAGGTGACCAATTCTAGGCCAAATTGTCAACTGCAGCTTTAGAATCTGCCCACCTAGGCCTGGCTGGATGATGGGCACAAGAGATGCTAGGCTGCCTTTGTAGGGTGCCTCCCTAACCATAGGAGCTGAAATACCCGCGGAGGAAGGTGTCTGCAGGGGGGCTCAACGGCCGTGTCCACGTGGCCCTCCTGTGGTTCCTATGCCTTGGCTGCTGTGCTTTCCAGTTCAGCTCATGTGTGCTGCTCTCTGTGGGAGGCACCCCACTAGGTACTGGTAATGGCAGTGAACAAAATGGACGGCTTCTGCCTTCATTTAGTGGGGAACAGTATTAAACCAATAGGCATACGCATCTATGGTTTTAAATTGTGACACATACTAGGGAGAAAAAGGATGTCCCTTAGGTTCCTAGAAGCAAAATCAGAAGCGGTTTCTTCTGCAAGGAGTTTATTGAGATTAAGCTCCCTGGAGAAGCCTGTGAGGGAAGCAGGGTGGGGTCGAGGAAAAACCTGAGCAAAGAAGGGCTTCAGCTGGAGTCTGGCCTTGTGCCTCATTCCTGGGAGCTACAGAGCATGATGTCACGAGAGTCTCCCCACCTTGAGACAGGGTCCTAGGCCTTTGAGCCCAGTATCTGGTGGTCAGTCATCACCTCtgccctcttgggcctccctggcggctcagatggtaaggaatctgcctgcgatgcaggagacccaagtttgatccctgggtagggaagatcccctgaaaaagggaaagaattctccagtattcttgcctggagaatttcacggacagaggagcctgtcaggctgccatcctgacatggggtcacaaagagtccaacatgactgagggactaaccaAGGAGGGCATAACCAGGCATTGCTAGGGGACAGGACTCTCCAAGGAATAGTGTAGCTCTTGACAGTCAACAGTGAGGGAGTAGGTGCCCAGACAGACCAAGCAGAGGGGATCTGGGCCCCAACAGAGACAATTGCAGGGTATAGAAAATAGAGAGTATGACTGGGGACCTGATTTACATTAGATGATCACAGTGAAACCCTTTTGGTAAGTAGATTTTATAGCACatattttgtttctgaatttttcCCATTCTCTAGTGAAGTGGCCAGGTCCTTAGTGCTTCCTGTTCACAGCAGAGAGCACATGCTCAAAACCATACCTCATCCTTGTTTGAGGAGCAGGGAAGGGATGGAGAGGAGGAGCCTCTTAGGAGCAGTGGAAGTCTGTGCCCCAGTGGCTGGTGGTACCCAGCAAGATGGTGATCTTCAGAGGCTTGAGGTTTGGGGGTGCCCCAGAGGAAATCTGAAGTCAACCTGAGTCTCCCTGCCAGAGCAAAGACCCCTGAGGACTGGAACCACCTCCTTCAAGGGCCCTCAGAGTTGTCAGTGAGGATAGGAGCAGGCATGCAGATGGACCGGAGGTCCTTGCCCATTTTTGAGCATACTAAATGCTTGTGAGACCCTCAAAGAGGAAAGGATGCCTCAGTGACCAGGGATCTAATTTCTGCTGCAGCACAACAGAATGGAGCCAAAAATACTTAATTTGctctgaaaaaaattagaaaacgtGGTATTTCTTGTACCCTCCTTGAGTTTGTGAGCCAACACCTGACAGATGGGTAGGAGTAGCCAGGGGAAGAATTGGAGGGTGAGGGTTGATGGCCGAGAGCAAATTGCATAAAGCCCAGAGGTGAAACTGGCATCACAAGCAAGGTGGGCGGGGAGGCAGGAGAAGGTAGGGGAAGGCctgatcagattttattttagtttttaaacataGATCACTCTGGGTTTGAGTTGGtaagaacagaaacagaaagaagaggtTTTGCCTTGGCTCAGGCGAGGAATGGTGATGGCTTGAAGCAGCAAGATGGAGGGTGGCAGTAGAGGGACCTGTCCTCACATGCTGAGTGAGAGGTGTGTATCAGGCAGCAAGCACCCTAGCTGGTGGCTGTGTGGTTCAAAAGAGACTTGGGTGTCCAGTGTGAGCACTAACCTGTGACCAGGAGGCAATTCTCTGAGCCAGACCCAGGGCTCTGGATGTAGCCTCTGTCCTCTAGAAATGGAGGATCTAGTCCAGGAGTTACCCATCCTTTGAAGTCCAACTTAAACCCAATTCTTAATACTATAGTAAAAATAATACTGTTAACTGAGCACTTATTCATGTTCTAAACACATGACCAAGAGATGGAGGCTTAACATTGAACAGCTTCTTCCAAGATAAAGTCACTTAAATAGTAAATGGGTTCCAACCTAAGTTTACTGATCCTAAAACCCACATCGTCTCCCTGGACCGTGTTATGCCCCCTGAAAAACTTTTGACCACTCTGTTCTGAACTGGGAAGAAAATCCTATCCGATCATTTAGAACTTCCAAACGTTTACCTTCCTTTATAATTGagagaaagaactgaaaaaataatttttattaagatCCCAGGAGTCATGAAGCAGGAGACCACGggttgacccctgggttgggaagatcggagaagggataggctacccactccagtattcgtgggcttccctggtggctcagctggttaagaacccaccgacagtgtgggagacctgggtccaatccctgggttgggtggatcccctggaggagagcatgacgacctactccaatattcttgtctggagaatccccatggacagaggagcctggcaggctacagtttatggggttgcaaagagttgaacacaagtgagctactaagcacaggaGTCATGAAACATTTACAAATACAACCTATTACCAAACCCATATATAATTCATGTAACTCTTAATTTTACCATTATGAGTTATATTGTTATCATTGTTATATTGTTATACAGTTTTGTATACAAGGtcaaatcccttggagaaggaaatggcaacccactccagtactcttgcctggaaaattccatggatggagaaacctgatggtctacagtccatgggatcgcaaagagtcggacaggactgagcaacttcactggttcactggttCAGCCCTTCAGATGTGTTTTCAGATTTTGGTGCTTTGACAGCTTCATGTCAGTGCTACCTGGTCCCCAGCAGGGGGCACTCAGTTTCTTTAAGAAAGTCTGAATTGCTGGTGGACCTTTAAACTCTAAACTCAAGGTCATGAATAAATGTGGTGTTTTGCTTGGGAGTAATTCTGCATATCTGGGTTCCAGTGTGCTGGGTATGGGTTTCTGTGAATCCCTGGAATTTCGGCCAGCCATATGTGGCCTGGGCAGCTCACCTAGTGGGCTCCACACTCCCGTTTTGTAAGGATCCAAGAAGGCACGTGGAAATTGTGGGCAGTTCAGAACTTGGGCTACAGTGAAAAAGAGCCAGAATCAGGGTTTTGCCCACCTGAGACTCAAGCTCATACTCACAGTCAGGCCTGGAGACTCCTTACTATGCTGTTCTCCAGCTCTTTGTGTTATTTGGAGATGTTATTCACCATCATAAAATGAACCATTAGGCTCTAGAAAGACTATTTCCCAAAGTTTCCTTTCTTGACTTAACCCCGCTTGACCCACAGTTAAATTCATCCCCCAGTCCCTTGCCACACTTCCCCCCATCTGTGGGCTCCTGTGGAAAGTGGCGGGGGGTGGGCAGTTAGGGGCTGGCAGGCGAGGGCAACTGCATGGTCACCTGAGAAGACACCCATCTGTGCCCGTCCTGGCCTTGACCTCTGCACCTGCACCAACCAGGACTGGCTTCATGGGCACACAGCCTGTGCAGACGCACCGGCCCCACATGCAGAAGCCCCCACCGTGGCTGTCCTGAAAACTTTAATCATTTTTGAACAAGCGGC is a window of Ovis aries strain OAR_USU_Benz2616 breed Rambouillet chromosome 1, ARS-UI_Ramb_v3.0, whole genome shotgun sequence DNA encoding:
- the ANAPC13 gene encoding anaphase-promoting complex subunit 13, with translation MDSEVQRDGRILDLIDDAWREDKLPYEDVAIPLNELPEPEQDNGGTTESVKEQEMKWTDLALQYLHENVPPIGN